From the Bacillota bacterium genome, one window contains:
- a CDS encoding Druantia anti-phage system protein DruA, with translation MIAEAEFRVTEITEDHIQTVRRLIAGNPSWSRSRLSRELCRLWNWHSPTGQMKDMACRDLLLKLEQQGQIVLPRRKSEAFVWGGNILITEAPHDTAAITGRLSDLQPLRVEVVATGHPSWNLFKHLLCRYHYLGFKGTVGENMKYLVFDNQKRPLACLLFGSAAWSCAARDDFIGWDRDTRIKRLHLVTNNTRFLILPWCCCRSYLSLIDACQWHSSLPGVDGTGSRDS, from the coding sequence ATGATAGCAGAAGCTGAATTTCGGGTAACCGAGATAACTGAAGACCACATCCAGACCGTCAGGCGGTTGATTGCCGGCAACCCTTCATGGAGCCGAAGCAGGCTGTCGAGGGAACTCTGCCGGCTCTGGAACTGGCACTCTCCAACCGGCCAGATGAAGGACATGGCCTGCCGGGATCTCTTGCTCAAACTGGAACAACAGGGACAGATCGTCTTGCCCCGCCGTAAATCTGAGGCCTTTGTATGGGGCGGGAACATTTTGATCACCGAGGCGCCTCACGATACCGCCGCCATCACCGGCAGGCTTTCCGACCTGCAGCCCCTGCGGGTGGAAGTGGTGGCGACCGGTCACCCATCCTGGAATCTTTTTAAGCACCTGCTCTGCCGGTACCACTATCTCGGTTTCAAAGGTACCGTGGGCGAGAACATGAAGTACCTGGTCTTTGACAACCAGAAACGCCCGCTCGCCTGCCTGCTCTTCGGCTCCGCCGCCTGGAGCTGCGCCGCCAGGGACGACTTTATTGGCTGGGACAGGGATACCCGCATCAAGCGCCTGCATCTCGTCACCAACAACACCCGCTTCCTGATCCTGCCCTGGTGTTGCTGCCGGAGCTATTTGTCACTGATTGACGCGTGCCAATGGCACTCGTCATTGCCGGGAGTGGATGGCACCGGGAGCCGTGACAGTTGA
- a CDS encoding HEPN domain-containing protein, with translation MDNRTRAREWQRLAEMDLSSAEYLLNMRPVPVEIICYHCQQSAEKYLKGYLVLHGINPPKIHDLNELRKLCSDLSHTFKTIADQCSDLAAYGVQPRYPMEPILEERDMRRNYSGT, from the coding sequence ATGGATAACCGCACTCGCGCGCGAGAATGGCAAAGGCTTGCGGAAATGGATTTAAGCAGCGCCGAGTACTTACTCAATATGCGTCCCGTCCCTGTGGAAATTATCTGCTATCACTGCCAGCAATCCGCCGAAAAATACCTTAAGGGGTATCTTGTTTTGCACGGTATAAATCCGCCCAAAATACATGATTTAAATGAATTGCGCAAACTCTGTTCGGATTTGTCCCATACCTTTAAAACGATAGCCGACCAATGCTCCGACCTGGCTGCTTACGGCGTTCAGCCAAGATACCCAATGGAGCCGATCCTGGAGGAAAGGGATATGCGTCGTAACTACTCAGGCACCTGA
- a CDS encoding nucleotidyltransferase domain-containing protein, whose protein sequence is MEKRIRDELNILKDVIVSIIPVEQIFLFGSYANGTPHADSDLDIYVVMSENTDLREIDAMRLIHRAIRDKKTMPVDVIVSKKNNFDQRKSTPTIERQIVQEGMMLYG, encoded by the coding sequence ATGGAAAAACGAATCCGGGATGAGTTGAATATCCTTAAAGACGTCATCGTGAGCATCATTCCCGTGGAGCAGATATTCCTGTTCGGCTCCTACGCAAACGGTACGCCACACGCTGATTCAGACCTGGATATTTATGTGGTGATGTCGGAGAATACCGATCTTCGGGAAATTGACGCGATGAGGTTGATCCACAGAGCGATACGGGATAAAAAAACAATGCCTGTAGATGTGATCGTCAGCAAAAAAAACAATTTTGACCAACGCAAATCCACTCCCACCATTGAACGGCAGATAGTCCAAGAGGGCATGATGCTGTATGGATAA